One Nocardia iowensis DNA window includes the following coding sequences:
- a CDS encoding RidA family protein, with amino-acid sequence MELRQHNPTQGIYAATDDYVHAMEVRGAERLLFISGTMGLDPDGKPGATLTEQLDLIWSNLRVILASADMTVDNIVRLTSYLRDASDAEANAAARVAALGGRQIPTTAIVVQTLLTEWLVEIEVVAAR; translated from the coding sequence GTGGAGCTCCGACAGCACAATCCGACTCAAGGCATCTACGCCGCCACCGACGACTATGTGCACGCGATGGAGGTCCGGGGCGCCGAACGGCTGCTGTTCATCTCGGGGACGATGGGTCTCGACCCGGACGGGAAGCCGGGCGCGACCCTCACCGAACAACTCGACCTGATCTGGTCGAACCTGCGCGTCATCCTCGCCTCGGCCGATATGACCGTCGACAACATCGTCCGCCTCACCAGCTACCTGCGTGACGCCTCCGACGCCGAGGCGAACGCCGCGGCCCGCGTGGCGGCGCTGGGCGGACGCCAGATTCCGACCACCGCGATCGTCGTGCAGACCCTGCTCACCGAGTGGCTGGTCGAAATCGAGGTCGTCGCGGCGCGCTGA
- a CDS encoding saccharopine dehydrogenase NADP-binding domain-containing protein, with the protein MSSTVTIYGAYGHTGRFIVTELIRRGWTPILSGRNESQLRRLARGYPGLAIRPATVDDPYALDRALAGSVAVINAAGPFGDTTPALVEAALRAGIHYLDVAAEVEVVAGTVAAYQDRAAAAGIVIAPALAFYGGLGDLLATAAMADLAAADEIHLAFALDSWIPTEGTRASGRASRARRNGKRLVYTDGELTLRDDPVPVTDWTFPAPFGKQTVVGDFTTADSVTIPRHLKTAALHTYMTAAPLGDLALPDRTPQPTDESGRSAQQFLVEVVIRSGDTQRRAIAAGRDIYAVSAPIAVEALSHITSGAHTGLLTAGQIAAPGNLLRALHPTHLDRLEINCN; encoded by the coding sequence ATGTCGTCGACCGTGACCATCTACGGCGCTTACGGCCACACCGGCCGCTTCATCGTCACCGAACTGATTCGTCGCGGCTGGACACCGATTCTGTCCGGCCGCAACGAATCCCAGCTACGCCGCCTCGCGCGCGGCTACCCCGGTCTTGCGATTCGACCGGCGACCGTCGACGATCCCTACGCGCTCGATCGGGCCCTCGCAGGCAGCGTGGCGGTGATCAACGCGGCAGGTCCGTTCGGTGACACCACCCCCGCGCTCGTCGAAGCGGCGCTGCGGGCGGGCATCCACTACCTCGATGTCGCCGCCGAAGTAGAGGTCGTCGCGGGAACCGTTGCCGCATACCAGGATCGGGCCGCCGCCGCGGGCATCGTCATCGCCCCCGCATTGGCCTTCTACGGCGGTCTCGGCGATCTGCTCGCCACCGCCGCCATGGCCGACCTCGCTGCCGCGGACGAAATCCACCTCGCTTTCGCCCTGGACAGTTGGATCCCCACCGAGGGCACCCGTGCCTCCGGCCGCGCATCACGCGCCCGTCGCAACGGCAAGCGCCTCGTCTACACCGACGGCGAGCTCACCCTCCGCGACGACCCGGTCCCCGTCACGGACTGGACCTTCCCGGCCCCCTTCGGAAAACAAACCGTCGTAGGCGATTTCACCACCGCCGACAGCGTCACCATCCCCCGCCACCTGAAAACCGCTGCCCTGCATACATATATGACCGCGGCCCCGCTAGGCGACCTCGCCCTCCCCGACCGAACCCCGCAACCCACCGACGAATCCGGCCGCTCCGCCCAGCAATTTTTGGTCGAGGTCGTGATTCGATCAGGCGACACCCAACGCCGCGCTATCGCCGCCGGACGCGACATCTACGCGGTAAGCGCCCCGATCGCAGTAGAAGCCTTGTCGCACATCACCTCCGGAGCCCACACCGGCCTGCTCACCGCAGGCCAGATCGCCGCCCCCGGCAACCTACTGCGCGCCTTGCACCCCACCCATCTCGACCGACTGGAGATCAACTGTAACTAG